A window of Penaeus chinensis breed Huanghai No. 1 chromosome 9, ASM1920278v2, whole genome shotgun sequence genomic DNA:
CCGAGTGATCGTTTTCCTCAAAGTCCAGccgtttcccttcctcccgccgcAGGAGTGTCGCCACCGGGACAAGGGAGGAGCAAGGTTGAGCGAACACTTCCGACTTCGGTGGTGGGAGGGAGAATCTCTTCTGGCCAGTCCCGTCTCGCCGTCTCTTCCGGCTTGGGCGGGGCGTCGGAATCACCCACAGACGCACTtactacatacacacgcacgtgcacgaggtgaggagggggtggaggaggaggaggaggaggaggagggagagagggagggagggggaggaggggagagggcggagatgggggttagggaggagggaggggagggaacaaaGCCATAATAACCATATTCCCAATGCTGCTtcgaaggtgggggaggggcagtgggggggagaagggaggaaggtggaactGCGGACATAAATACGGACGGCGGCTCTGGAAGGGCATCAGTTCCACCCCATCTCTCCATCAGCTCACAAGCCGGGTACACTGAGAACCATGGTAAGACACTTTGCCTATGTACTCGTCTGAAACATTTTACGGAATATTGATTAAGTTTCTGCAGCAGTGAAAAGAAATCAAAGTTGAACACCAAaaatatttgtgatatattttcGCTGAAAAGAATTGAATTGTGGATCTTGTGAAGTGCAGTGAAGGAATTGACCATTAAAACATCAGTATGATTAAGATATAGTTAATGATTTTCCGTGTCACGTGTGCAGTGAATTGTAAAACGTTGGCGATCTTTAAAATCTTAAAGATTTAGAAAACGTGAGGGTAAAATGAACAAATCcttatatcgttatcatctttgctATAAGATTCAACATGTTAATCTTACTTAATATTAGATTTAAAAATATTCAAAGCTAAATGATAGACATACAAATCAAACATTCGATATCCGtgttaatgattaataataattaaagatattatattgtatttagaTTATAATACCGTgcacttataaatgtataaacatttaaacaCCAAACAATTTCCTTATGATTTATCACATCGAGCGAAACTTAAAATATTTAACTACACGACAAAGTCAAGTTCATTTCGTATTAAAAGGTTTGCGAATGCTCCGTTCCGGCACGTGCGTTTGTTTACTTCCATCAGCTGATTCTGGAGGTGACGGGTTTACGATGAGTGATGACTTTCGCTGTCACGGTCCTCACGCACTCTCGGTGTTTGAAGGCTGTCACATTTCTTCTTTTAGCGGAAACCAatgtcacatatatacatataaaaatacatacatgtatatatgtatttttgtatgtaagtatatccaTATTCACGCGCACATATACCTTATTGTTAATTAAATTCAGGCTTACTCGTTTACAATATTCGTATATAGAAAACATCCTGGGTacttgtaaacacgcacacacacacacacacacacacacacacacacacacacacacacacacacacacacacacacacacacacacacacaaacacaaacacaccaacacaccaacacacaaacacacacatacatacatgcttcctTAGATACACcctcatcacacacacgcgcgcacatccaTGCTTGCACACACAGTACGCCGTCTGCATGAAGGTAACAATGCATACGAATCCACATGGCAGGATTTCCGAAAGAGTTGATCAGCTGATGATTCCCCGTCCTTCAAAGGCACGCTGAGTGGCTGGTTCTCCTCAGACACTGGTTGCGTTGCTTGTCATGCTAAGTGTTCTTCCTGAGGCTTGTTGGCAGAGCTTTAGGTTGAAATCTTCTGCTAAGCCATCAGTTTTGGCGAGGAGAGTCAAAGGTTTTATTTTACGCGTATTTTGTAATAGTGTTGTTGATAATCCTGTCACTCCTTCATTTGGACGTTTTGGGATATCCTTCTGATCaaattatttaagaatttaaTCATGAATAACTTATAAAAAATAACTTGTAAAGGCTTGCAGTTTCCTATGAtcagtagttttttttcttttttcctctcgagTAACCTTCTCCCCCGGTCACGTGATCAACTCTTGTGCCGCTcggtttccctttcctctctgatGCATCAAAATCTcggtttccctttcctctctcatgcATCAAAATAACACTTAAAAAGCCGCGACCTTGCACCTTCTCCACTTTTTATTTTTACCAGGTCATTGTCTggagtctttttatttatttctgaagAAGAGTTATGTTtgggaaatatatagagatataaagagatgaataaatatttttcGTAATCTttaatacattcatgcatgcgcgcgcgcacacacacacacacacacacacacacacacacacacacacacacacacacacacacacacacacacacacacaaacacatacacacttgatAAATATAGGTCTTGCATCAAGGATCGTGAAAAGCAATTTTAACcctgttttccctcccttcttgtcTCCCCTTTACTAGTGGAAGGAAGTACTGCTAGTTGGCTTTGCGAGTGTTGTCCTGCAGGCTCCGCAGGCACAGAGCGCAGCAGAGAGCGTACCCTTCCACGGCTACCTTCCAGGCGAGAATGTCAGGTAGGTCATGGTCCATATAGGCTGGAatgcacgattttttttttcttccttttttgacaCGTCTTTCATAtcacaatcccctcccccccccccagcatcccCATTTTCAAAGCCTCGATCAAGAAGCGAAGGTCttgttccactttttttttttttctttcctcttttccttccttcttgtcttttgtttcttactggtcttttgcctttcttcttcgtcatctttcttttcttttctggtaGGACTTATTTTCCCACCAAACGGAGAATTGGTTTAATCATCCTTTCAAATATTCCTCATGTTTTCACTACACATCTTCAAATTTCCTCGCAAGTCACTCTTATCATAAAATTGAAAATCATCAATGTTTACAGAacctattgtctttttttttccccttttgataaaccattctttttttcttattttgcactATATTTTTTCCCGATatattttccccctcctttccccctgttgtattcctctcccctccttccccgcccggAGGTGTAAGACATCCTTATATTCTCACCCCCGGTTTCCCTTCACCCGAATCCTGTCTGTATGATCCTGCACCCTTTACTTGAAGACGAAAGGATGTTTACTGAACATTTCTTTCACCTCGTCACTTCCTTCCGATGTTCTTCCTtgatccttcctcttcctttaatacaccattacctttattatttttatttatgtatttatcctcttcctccctcctttttccactCAGACGTAGAATTTTGTATTCGATTCTCTTTTCTGGAGACTTGACTTGTAGCAGAGCATGAAGAAATTGAAGACTAAGCTCTGTTTAGTAGAGTTTTAAACGAAAGGTTTAGTCCGTTAATGAGGAAAAAATATCTTAAAGTGATTATATCAAGCCATTACTGATAAATCTTGTGAACGACGGTTTGAAATGTATTATTTCAACCATCTGTTTGATTTTAGACTCGtagtaaaattttttttttttgcaaattcgTTAAGCCGTAGCACGGGAGATTATTTCCAAGTGAAATTTGAGTTTTAGTGAGTGCAGCCTGAATGAGAAGAGGAATAACCTTTCTCTTAAAGGCAAATAAAACTTCAAGAGTCATCCCTGTACATATCCCAACCTCATCCTAACATTACCCCAACCAAATCCTTCCAACCAAGCCTAACCTAGCCAGTCCTATCCTTAAACTGTCCCCACTTTTATTCTTTTGGGAATGAGTGGCGTTTCCTTTTAGGCAGCTTGGTCTTTCAGTTTATTCCTTGAGGATTTTTATCGGAAGTTCTAAACATCTGTCAAAGCAAGATCAAATGCGatgctttttcttttatatagttAGGTCAAATTTGACAATTTAACTGTTAGCAAAAATATGAATCTTGTTATGAGTATCTTTTTTTTCACCTATAgctcttcattatcgttatcaaaatatgacctccttccttttcctgtcttttcATCCTCGATTCGAAAGGACAATAACCCTGAGTTTTCTTCCTTCACTAAACTTTCTGGCTGTGAGATACCGTAGGTTTTCTGCGGTCTCCGAGGGTTCCCTTTGACGAGCCAACAAACACGGCCTGTGTGAAGGAACCCTAACTGTGGCCGACAAAGAGGAGGTTTCCGGGCTAAGTATGGGTTTGTTTTTGAATGAAGTGTAAAGGAAAGTAAAGTTACAATTAGTCATCAAGGTAATTCCTGTTTTTCCCTTCAGTTTGTCTTGTATTTTAgtgttgcttttttctctctttagaaTATGAAATTAGCCTTTAGATTTCTATGAGGTTTTAGTATACTTTTTGTAGAGTGATTATCACATACATCTAACTTTAACTATATAAATTAACAGTTATTATTAAATTAGCAGTTATTATTAAGTCGGATACTTAATGTTAGGATTAACTGAAGGTTGAAGGGGTCCAGTCACATCCACATGTCCTTGCACTGGATCCCACGTCCTTGGCTCCATCTCGTCAACCCCGTGTCTCCCGCAGGGCGAAGGCACCCGAAGGAGACGGAGGCCCCAATGACATCTACGCCCATCTGCCTGTGCGGCGTCCCGAGCTGGACGACGACCAGGTAGTCATCTACCCGCACAGTCTGGTCTTCGAGTACGGCCAAGACCCAGAGCATCACATCTACGAGGTGCACTCGGCCAAGGAACTGGCCAATCTCGCACACTCCAAGCACGACAAGCATGGCAAGCACGCACACGACCACCACCATCACGATAAGGGCACCAAGGAAGCAGCAGCCAAAGGCACACCCAAGAACCTCAAGCCCGCTCCTCCTGTCAGCaactctgttcctcctcctcctcctcctcctcctgcacctgctcacccccacccccacccacctcaccATCCCCGTTCCtatggccctccccctccccctccccgtggatcctacccacctcctcccggcgcctatcctcctcctcgtccctatcCCTACCAAGCTCATCACGGTTAGATAGGTGACCCTCACCCTGCTTCTGTATATAACGCTGTCATTTTCCCTCCTCTAGGCTTAGGTTCCGATGCCCATTTCATCTCGCCAGCTTCCCCTTTCACACCCCCGTCCTTATAACATTCGTGTCCGATTAACTGTAAATATCCCGTAGAGAAAACTAATCCAGTTTGTGGGAGTTTAAAGCCACGCAGTTCTTCCAAGGAAATTATTTTCACTGCTCAATCCTAAAGTGTGGTTCCCCATGAACAAAATCCTGAAATTCCCATCCTATCGTTCCGTCATGTCCCTACGTCGTCGTCGGCAGGTGTCATCCTGCCTTTCCTTCCCCAGTGCTTGAATGCGACGCACTAACTATGCCCTTTGCCAGAAACAGCATCCTTGCCCAGACCCTGTATCCTCGTCTGCCCCGTCGCCCTGTCACATCGTTATCCCGTCATTATTGTCCCAAGTCCTGTACCCCAGAGTCCTGCTGCTCTCCACGTCTAATGGATGATGACTAACAATTTTGCTAGTTAAGCTCCTTCGCCAGGCTACGGCCTATTACATGCATCCCTGATCCCTCATTTACTAACGGTCTCATGTCCATTTGTCTCCAGTCTCCTATTTGATAAGGAGACTCGCTGACATTCTTGGTCCTCCCGGATCTCCCAAGTCCTGGACAGGATTAAAGACTTCATCCTAACCCGTCATAGCCTTCACCTAGTCTTCCTGTCAGTTTTTTTCACAGCTTAAGTGAAGCTGTAGGAAGCTTTATCCCAATGACCTATTCCCCTCCCTGTTCCCAGCTAAGGTATTATCAGTACTAAAATCATTGCCATGAGAATTTCTCTTACTGAGGGAATATCTCACAATGACAATGTCCTAAATAGAGATTTTACACGTTTCATATTTAGGTCAATCATGCTACAAGTCCCTCGTCCTTATCCTTCACATCCCCTGCCCTGCATCCTCGGCTAGACCCATTAACCAACCCATTCCATCATGAAGAAGGTCCTCACCGTATTCTCCCATCCCATCCTGAAGAAAGTTCTTACCgtaccctcccttcccatccagAAGAAGGTCTTCACCATGTCCTCCCATCCCAAC
This region includes:
- the LOC125028526 gene encoding uncharacterized histidine-rich protein DDB_G0274557-like, whose protein sequence is MWKEVLLVGFASVVLQAPQAQSAAESVPFHGYLPGENVRAKAPEGDGGPNDIYAHLPVRRPELDDDQVVIYPHSLVFEYGQDPEHHIYEVHSAKELANLAHSKHDKHGKHAHDHHHHDKGTKEAAAKGTPKNLKPAPPVSNSVPPPPPPPPAPAHPHPHPPHHPRSYGPPPPPPRGSYPPPPGAYPPPRPYPYQAHHG